From a region of the Natranaerovirga pectinivora genome:
- the minC gene encoding septum site-determining protein MinC, producing the protein MKNNSVLIKGNKYGLTIILDEVVDFEVIKEQLADKVREASKFFDQAKLAVSFEGRNLTSEEQKELVFTISENSTINVVCVMDNSEKEELHFKKKLDEKLQELSFNTGQFYKGTLRSGQLLEIEQSIIVIGDINPGAKVVSRGNIIVLGALKGTAYAGANGNDNAFVVALEMSPMQIKIGDVIARSPDQPSSKQVTKQPQIAIVEDGSIFIEPLSRNTINDIKFA; encoded by the coding sequence ATGAAAAATAATAGTGTTTTAATAAAGGGTAATAAATATGGGCTAACTATTATTCTTGATGAGGTTGTTGACTTTGAAGTAATCAAAGAACAATTAGCAGATAAAGTCAGAGAAGCTTCTAAGTTTTTTGATCAGGCTAAATTAGCAGTTTCTTTTGAAGGAAGAAATTTAACCAGTGAAGAACAGAAAGAATTGGTGTTCACAATATCCGAAAACTCAACGATTAATGTTGTGTGTGTTATGGATAATAGTGAAAAAGAAGAGCTTCACTTTAAAAAGAAACTTGATGAGAAACTTCAAGAATTGTCTTTTAATACGGGTCAATTTTATAAAGGAACTTTAAGATCTGGACAATTACTTGAAATTGAACAGAGCATTATAGTAATAGGAGATATTAACCCTGGTGCCAAGGTTGTATCAAGAGGTAATATTATAGTATTAGGCGCATTAAAAGGAACTGCATATGCTGGTGCTAATGGTAATGATAATGCTTTTGTTGTTGCATTAGAAATGAGTCCAATGCAAATAAAAATTGGAGACGTCATTGCACGTTCACCAGACCAACCAAGTAGTAAACAAGTTACAAAGCAGCCTCAAATAGCTATTGTAGAAGATGGGAGTATATTTATAGAACCCCTTAGTAGAAATACAATTAATGATATCAAATTTGCATAA
- a CDS encoding penicillin-binding transpeptidase domain-containing protein, giving the protein MIKKAFKHILKFFTHRLSILTIIIIFMFSVLINRLFTLQIIQGEEHLNSFTLRIIKERDLGTTRGNIYDRYGRPLAVNQLAYSVIIDDSYDVDDKNEMIHELITIIEKNGDNIINDLPIIINEVGEYEFLGNNTRITRFKRDIFGQNIKDEQLEMNAREMLEYMGGDKFFKLAPDRYSKEEALKIIAIRYALYLNRYYKYRPETIAIDINERTLAAIKENSIKFPGVSILQDPIRVYPEGEYFAHIIGYTGSITESQLQQLRLHDETYDQNDIVGQIGIESEMEVYLRGSTGAEKVFVNSLGKTIDVAERIDPVPGKDVYLTIDKQLQVGAYNELEKQLATILARRIVNNKSSNTDLVVSDVFMAFLNNNIISLREIERNVESELQKNIYDKYINKKDSLLNNIERQLKDEARSIMLLNSELRDFTKYVYNHLLSQQVIVISAENRNRDSVYRSFMNESISFKEFLEHAIVSNYIDLERIGLSSNYYNNDEIYNILVDFIISSIRNNRELEKKVYSYLIESHAISNKDMILLIYEQGILEYDEEMIGKVLSNSIMPIDFIKDKILNLEITPKQLALEPYSGSVVVTDVHSGEVLALVSYPSYDNNRLVNGMDNAYWVELNTDLSTPMFHRALQQRTAPGSTFKMISALAGLSEGVIRPNETIRDEGLFTKISPPVSTWAWGRNRTTAGHLNVIDAIAYSCNYFFSEVAFRLSTRESRNYNSALGINYLGKYATMFGLDQRTGIELPEYSPQISNQDAVRSSIGQGTNNFTSAHLTRYMATLANGGTINQLRIIDKIVNPNKTVHEQRETEVHGISEFNEQHLNIIREGMYFVTNGTRRGTAVSLFRGFPVTVAGKTGTAQERVDGLSHALFSGYAPYENPEVAITVVIPNGMSSNEAAIVAREVLRHYFALNNTNEKFSYENTLR; this is encoded by the coding sequence TTGATAAAAAAAGCATTTAAACACATCCTAAAGTTTTTTACACATAGACTCTCTATACTAACAATTATAATTATTTTTATGTTTAGTGTCCTTATCAATAGATTATTTACACTTCAAATCATCCAGGGAGAAGAACACCTTAATTCATTTACATTAAGAATTATTAAAGAAAGAGATTTAGGGACTACTAGAGGAAATATTTATGATAGATATGGTAGGCCTCTAGCAGTAAATCAATTAGCTTATTCTGTCATTATAGATGACAGTTATGATGTGGATGATAAAAATGAAATGATTCATGAATTAATTACTATTATTGAAAAAAATGGAGATAACATAATAAATGATCTCCCTATTATAATAAATGAGGTTGGAGAGTATGAGTTTCTAGGAAACAATACAAGAATCACTCGATTTAAAAGAGATATTTTTGGTCAAAACATTAAAGATGAACAACTAGAAATGAATGCAAGAGAAATGCTTGAATACATGGGTGGGGATAAATTCTTTAAACTTGCTCCAGATAGATATTCAAAGGAAGAGGCTCTCAAGATTATAGCTATTAGATATGCATTGTATTTGAATAGATACTATAAGTACAGACCAGAAACCATTGCAATTGATATTAATGAAAGAACATTAGCGGCCATTAAAGAAAATAGCATAAAGTTTCCTGGAGTTTCAATACTTCAAGATCCAATAAGAGTTTATCCTGAAGGAGAGTACTTTGCCCATATTATTGGCTATACGGGTTCTATTACAGAGTCCCAGCTACAACAACTAAGATTACATGATGAAACATATGACCAGAATGATATTGTAGGTCAAATTGGCATTGAGAGCGAAATGGAAGTTTATCTAAGGGGATCAACTGGAGCAGAGAAAGTTTTTGTTAATAGTCTAGGAAAAACAATTGATGTGGCTGAAAGAATTGATCCAGTACCTGGGAAAGACGTATATTTAACCATTGATAAACAACTTCAAGTTGGTGCATATAATGAACTTGAAAAACAATTAGCTACTATTCTTGCAAGAAGAATAGTGAATAACAAAAGTAGCAATACAGATTTAGTTGTAAGTGATGTTTTTATGGCTTTTCTAAATAATAATATCATAAGCTTAAGGGAAATAGAAAGAAATGTTGAAAGTGAACTTCAAAAGAATATCTACGATAAGTATATTAATAAAAAAGACTCCCTTTTAAATAATATAGAGAGACAATTAAAAGATGAAGCTAGGTCAATAATGTTGCTAAATAGTGAATTAAGGGACTTTACAAAATATGTATATAATCATCTACTAAGTCAACAGGTTATTGTCATTTCTGCTGAAAACAGAAATAGGGATTCAGTATATAGAAGCTTTATGAATGAATCTATTAGTTTTAAAGAGTTTTTAGAACATGCTATAGTTTCTAATTATATAGATCTGGAAAGAATTGGTCTAAGCAGTAACTATTACAATAATGATGAGATTTATAATATTCTAGTGGATTTTATCATCAGCTCTATTAGAAATAACAGAGAATTAGAAAAAAAAGTATATTCTTATTTAATAGAAAGTCATGCAATCTCTAATAAAGATATGATATTATTAATATATGAGCAAGGTATTTTAGAGTATGATGAGGAAATGATTGGAAAAGTTTTATCAAACAGCATAATGCCTATTGACTTTATAAAGGATAAGATATTAAACTTAGAGATAACACCTAAGCAACTTGCATTAGAACCCTATTCAGGTTCTGTTGTTGTAACAGATGTTCATAGTGGAGAAGTACTTGCATTGGTTAGTTATCCGAGTTATGATAACAATAGGTTAGTTAATGGTATGGATAATGCCTATTGGGTAGAATTAAATACTGACTTATCTACACCAATGTTTCATAGAGCATTACAGCAAAGAACTGCTCCGGGCTCAACTTTTAAAATGATTTCGGCATTGGCAGGTCTTTCAGAAGGTGTTATTAGGCCAAATGAAACCATTCGAGATGAAGGGTTGTTTACAAAGATTTCTCCACCAGTTTCAACTTGGGCATGGGGAAGGAATCGGACGACGGCTGGACATTTAAATGTTATTGACGCTATTGCATATTCTTGTAACTACTTCTTTAGTGAGGTTGCATTTAGGTTAAGTACTAGAGAAAGTAGGAATTATAATAGTGCTCTTGGTATTAACTATTTAGGAAAATATGCAACGATGTTTGGTTTGGATCAAAGAACAGGCATTGAACTACCAGAATATTCACCACAGATTTCTAATCAAGATGCCGTTAGGTCATCTATTGGCCAAGGAACCAATAACTTTACATCAGCTCATTTAACAAGATATATGGCAACTTTAGCAAATGGAGGAACGATCAATCAGTTAAGAATTATTGATAAAATTGTGAATCCTAATAAAACAGTCCATGAACAAAGAGAGACAGAAGTTCATGGCATTAGTGAATTTAATGAACAACACTTAAATATTATCCGTGAAGGGATGTATTTTGTAACCAATGGTACTAGGAGAGGAACCGCTGTATCATTATTTAGAGGATTTCCTGTTACTGTTGCTGGAAAAACTGGTACAGCACAAGAAAGAGTTGATGGACTTAGCCATGCCTTGTTTTCTGGGTACGCACCATATGAAAACCCTGAAGTAGCTATAACTGTGGTTATTCCTAATGGTATGTCAAGTAATGAAGCAGCTATTGTTGCTAGAGAAGTACTGAGACACTACTTTGCTCTTAATAATACAAATGAAAAGTTTAGCTATGAAAATACACTTAGGTAG
- the mreD gene encoding rod shape-determining protein MreD: MKRITVIGLIILINFLLQSTVFQMLNIGQVAPNLLIIVTVSFALIRGKIEGALIGFFCGLLFDIFFGRVIGAYALLYMYIGYFNGFVYQSFFRESLLIPTLMVLLSSFFYGFTIYSVSFLLRGRTDLVFYLYRIIIPEMVYTTFITLFLYRIILYINNKLEKVEKGV, from the coding sequence TTGAAACGCATTACGGTTATTGGACTTATTATATTAATAAATTTTTTATTACAAAGTACAGTTTTTCAAATGTTAAACATTGGTCAAGTTGCTCCTAATTTACTGATTATAGTTACTGTTTCATTTGCTTTGATTAGGGGCAAAATTGAAGGTGCATTGATCGGCTTTTTTTGTGGATTACTATTTGATATATTTTTTGGAAGAGTAATAGGGGCCTATGCATTACTCTATATGTACATAGGTTATTTCAATGGTTTTGTATATCAATCTTTTTTTAGAGAAAGTTTATTAATTCCAACATTAATGGTATTACTAAGTAGTTTTTTCTATGGATTTACTATTTATTCAGTATCATTCCTATTAAGAGGACGAACAGATTTAGTATTCTACTTATATAGAATTATTATACCTGAGATGGTGTATACCACTTTTATAACCCTGTTTTTATATAGAATAATATTGTATATAAATAATAAGCTAGAAAAAGTAGAGAAAGGAGTGTAA
- the mreC gene encoding rod shape-determining protein MreC, giving the protein MKRKRGISSKHVLIIMTVLCSLSIIFTINTRENVSPVEKSIAYIVVPMQRGIMTFGGWIQDKVDFVKNIQELEEKNSELQEQVYELEYANKILQMDKFELERLRDLFNLDQKYSDYPKVGARVIGKDPGNWYNVFLIDKGQKDGLAVNMNVIAGNGLIGHIIEVGPNYAKVLSIIDDTSNLSAMFLRTADLCIVKGEKRLMDQGLLSVEYIDINAKIVEGDEIVTSHISDKYLQGILVGTVKEIRENPNNLTKVALLEPAVNFKHIEEVLVITHLK; this is encoded by the coding sequence ATGAAGAGAAAGAGGGGTATTAGCTCAAAGCATGTTTTAATAATAATGACAGTACTATGCAGTCTTAGTATTATCTTTACTATTAATACAAGAGAAAATGTAAGTCCAGTTGAAAAGTCAATTGCTTATATTGTTGTGCCGATGCAAAGAGGCATAATGACTTTTGGGGGATGGATTCAAGATAAGGTTGATTTTGTTAAGAATATTCAAGAATTAGAAGAAAAAAACTCAGAGCTTCAAGAACAAGTATATGAGTTAGAATATGCAAATAAGATTCTTCAAATGGATAAATTTGAATTAGAAAGACTAAGAGATCTTTTTAATTTAGATCAGAAGTATTCCGACTATCCAAAAGTAGGGGCTAGAGTAATAGGAAAAGACCCTGGTAATTGGTACAATGTATTTTTAATTGATAAAGGTCAGAAAGATGGATTAGCAGTAAATATGAATGTGATTGCAGGAAATGGTTTGATTGGTCACATCATTGAGGTAGGACCTAATTACGCAAAAGTGTTATCTATCATTGATGATACAAGTAACTTAAGTGCTATGTTTTTAAGAACTGCTGATTTATGTATTGTTAAAGGTGAAAAAAGATTAATGGATCAAGGTCTATTAAGTGTAGAATATATTGATATTAATGCAAAAATAGTTGAAGGAGATGAAATTGTTACATCTCATATTAGTGATAAATACTTACAAGGTATACTCGTTGGGACAGTAAAAGAAATTAGAGAAAATCCTAATAATTTAACAAAAGTAGCATTATTAGAACCAGCGGTTAATTTTAAACATATCGAGGAAGTTTTAGTAATAACCCATTTGAAATAA
- a CDS encoding rod shape-determining protein: protein MIVVKVIGIDLGTKSIKIYKKHKGVALKEFNLIAKETKTKKIVAAGNDAYEMLERTPRTINVSYPVKNGVIADFDNMLKLLNWYLKKLKCKKSLFSKNVAYISVPWDISEVEKRAIYDLVNHSEASIKKTFVIDKPIAAALGASIDVSSAQGNMIVDLGGDTTEISVVSLGGIVISKLLNIGGSRFDEAIGNYIKKKYSILIGNRTAEQIKINLASAYKEEEGTINVYGRDLVTGLPKEISVSSLDVYDAIVEYLFNIIDSIKFVLEKTPPELSADIIETGIYLTGGGAMIDRLGELILKETGLKVNVVDEPDNSVIRGIGKIVEKSHSYKSLTSIPKAKKYKYS from the coding sequence ATGATCGTTGTAAAAGTCATAGGAATAGATTTGGGAACAAAATCAATTAAAATATATAAAAAACATAAAGGTGTTGCTCTTAAAGAGTTTAACTTAATTGCAAAAGAAACCAAGACGAAAAAAATAGTAGCAGCAGGGAATGATGCATATGAAATGCTTGAGAGAACACCAAGAACAATAAATGTATCCTATCCTGTGAAAAATGGTGTTATCGCAGATTTTGATAATATGTTAAAATTACTTAATTGGTATCTGAAAAAACTTAAATGTAAAAAGAGTTTATTTTCTAAAAATGTAGCATATATTAGTGTGCCGTGGGATATTTCAGAGGTTGAAAAAAGAGCTATTTACGATTTAGTAAATCACTCAGAAGCGAGCATAAAAAAAACTTTTGTCATTGATAAACCTATTGCAGCAGCATTAGGTGCAAGTATTGATGTTTCTTCTGCCCAAGGGAATATGATAGTAGATTTAGGTGGAGACACTACGGAAATATCTGTTGTATCATTAGGTGGTATTGTAATAAGCAAATTATTAAATATTGGTGGAAGTCGATTTGATGAAGCTATTGGTAATTATATTAAGAAAAAATACAGTATATTAATTGGTAATCGTACTGCTGAGCAAATTAAAATTAATCTTGCCTCTGCTTATAAAGAAGAAGAAGGTACAATTAATGTGTATGGTAGAGATTTGGTTACTGGATTACCAAAGGAAATATCTGTTTCATCACTGGATGTGTATGATGCTATTGTTGAATATCTATTTAATATTATAGATTCAATTAAATTTGTTTTAGAAAAAACACCACCAGAATTATCTGCTGATATTATTGAAACAGGAATATACTTAACTGGTGGGGGTGCTATGATTGATAGACTTGGAGAACTTATCTTAAAAGAAACGGGTCTAAAAGTTAATGTTGTAGATGAACCTGATAATAGTGTTATAAGAGGTATTGGAAAAATCGTTGAGAAAAGTCATTCATACAAATCATTAACATCTATCCCTAAAGCCAAAAAATACAAGTATTCATAG
- the radC gene encoding RadC family protein, with protein MGQVRLTIKELPLSERPYEKCEKFGSEVLTDAELLAVIIRSGSKEERSIDLAHKILNLDSYKKGLLSLNYLSLKELTKIKGIGRVKAIQIKCVAELAKRMAKLQGVERFNINSPSSVANCYMEEMRHLNQEILKIVMLDTKNNVINDKMITKGTVNASLITPREIFIEAIKNEAVHIIILHNHPSGDPTPSREDILITKRIKQSGELIGIDVLDHIIIGDGKYTSFKERDLL; from the coding sequence ATGGGACAAGTAAGATTAACTATCAAGGAGTTGCCTTTATCTGAAAGGCCATATGAAAAATGTGAAAAATTCGGTTCAGAAGTGTTGACGGATGCAGAATTGTTAGCTGTTATTATTAGAAGTGGATCAAAAGAAGAAAGATCTATTGATTTGGCTCATAAAATACTTAATTTGGATTCTTATAAAAAAGGATTACTTAGTTTAAACTATCTATCATTAAAAGAATTAACAAAAATTAAAGGAATTGGTAGAGTAAAGGCGATACAAATAAAATGTGTTGCTGAATTAGCCAAACGAATGGCTAAATTACAAGGGGTTGAGAGATTTAATATAAATTCTCCAAGCTCTGTAGCCAACTGTTATATGGAAGAAATGAGACATTTAAATCAAGAAATACTTAAGATTGTAATGTTAGATACTAAGAATAATGTTATAAATGATAAAATGATTACCAAAGGAACAGTAAATGCATCTCTTATTACACCTAGAGAAATTTTTATAGAAGCAATTAAAAATGAAGCTGTTCATATCATCATCCTACATAATCATCCAAGTGGAGACCCAACTCCAAGTAGAGAAGACATACTCATTACAAAACGCATAAAACAATCTGGTGAATTGATTGGGATAGATGTATTAGATCATATTATTATTGGTGATGGTAAGTATACAAGCTTTAAAGAAAGAGATTTACTTTAA
- a CDS encoding Maf family protein has protein sequence MRKIVLASKSPRRKEILQSLKIPFQTITSDFDESICDIKEPSSLVKNLSQGKAESVMDLLKEPSLVIGSDTIVVFNNMILGKPKNEEEAFEFISMLEGKKHEVYSGIAIVDTESDNVYVNYEKTNVYMRHIKETEIQSYIKSGEPMDKAGAYGIQGIGSVFIERIEGDFYSVMGFPILKLYEGLNSFDINLFDFQG, from the coding sequence TTGTACTAGCATCTAAGTCTCCAAGGAGAAAAGAAATACTACAATCACTAAAAATTCCATTTCAGACAATAACAAGTGATTTTGATGAAAGTATATGTGACATCAAAGAGCCAAGTTCATTAGTAAAAAATTTATCTCAGGGAAAAGCAGAATCTGTAATGGATTTGTTAAAAGAACCTTCTTTAGTGATAGGTTCTGATACAATTGTTGTGTTTAACAACATGATACTAGGAAAACCAAAGAATGAAGAAGAAGCCTTTGAGTTCATTAGTATGCTTGAAGGCAAGAAACATGAAGTGTATTCAGGCATTGCCATTGTTGACACAGAATCTGATAATGTATACGTTAATTATGAAAAGACTAATGTATATATGAGACATATTAAAGAGACAGAAATTCAATCCTATATTAAGTCAGGAGAACCTATGGACAAAGCTGGTGCTTATGGCATTCAGGGAATAGGTTCTGTTTTCATAGAAAGGATTGAAGGGGATTTTTATAGTGTAATGGGTTTTCCAATATTAAAACTTTATGAGGGACTTAATTCGTTTGACATTAATTTATTTGACTTCCAAGGATAA